A stretch of Vitis riparia cultivar Riparia Gloire de Montpellier isolate 1030 unplaced genomic scaffold, EGFV_Vit.rip_1.0 scaffold690_pilon_pilon, whole genome shotgun sequence DNA encodes these proteins:
- the LOC117910282 gene encoding serine carboxypeptidase-like 45: MQTPSWMMMLAAVCAALVHFCSSAVESHSAQADQISSLPGQPRVSFQQFSGYISVDEKQDRSLFYYFVEAENNTTTLKPLVIWFSGGPGVSSVRGGAFAQHGPFRPSGDILLTNKYSWNREANMLYPESPAGTGFSYSANTSFYTNVNDEITARDNLVFLKNWFVKFPQYKNSELFIAGESYAGHFVPQLAQLILESRVKFNLKGILLGNPLTDFDTNYNSVPHFYWSHGLISDSTYNLFSSKCNYSRMNREQISGSLSPACLAVRSQYSQEVGDSVDLGDVTSNSCLSTVDPQPQVTENVDVCIRDEVNKYLNREDVQKSLHVRLDGVSGGALSYDMKDKEITMIPVMGSLVKSGIRTFVYSGDQDSIIPLFGTRTLVDGLAKELRLNTTVPYRNWFEGEQVGGWTQVYGDILSFATVRRGSHTVPGTQPARALVLFTAFLKGQPPPAE, encoded by the exons ATGCAAACCCCGTCTTGGATGATGATGCTGGCTGCAGTATGTGCAGCTCTGGTTCACTTCTGTTCATCAGCAGTGGAGTCCCACTCTGCCCAGGCTGATCAAATCAGTAGTTTGCCGGGACAACCCCGAGTTAGCTTTCAACAATTTTCGGGATACATAAGCGTAGATGAAAAGCAGGACAGATCTTTGTTTTACTACTTTGTTGAAGCGGAAAATAACACAACTACTTTGAAGCCTCTGGTTATCTGGTTCAGTGGAG GACCTGGTGTCTCCTCCGTGAGAGGTGGAGCTTTCGCCCAACATGGCCCTTTTAGACCCAGTGGCGATATCCTACTCACCAATAAATACAGTTGGAACAGAG AAGCAAACATGTTATATCCGGAGTCACCTGCTGGAACTGGATTCTCTTATTCTGCTAATACGTCCTTCTACACCAACGTAAATGATGAGAttacag CACGAGACAATCTCGTCTTCTTGAAGAATTGGTTCGTCAAATTCCCACAATACAAGAACAGCGAATTGTTCATAGCTGGAGAGAGTTATGCTG gTCACTTTGTTCCACAACTTGCCCAACTCATTCTTGAGTCCCGCGTGAAGTTCAATTTGAAAGGAATCCTT TTGGGAAATCCTCTTACGGATTTCGATACTAATTACAACTCAGTCCCACATTTCTACTGGTCCCATGGCTTGATATCAGATTCTACTTACAATCTTTTCTCTTCCAAGTGCAATTATTCTCGAATGAACAGAGAGCAGATATCTGGTTCTTTATCACCTGCTTGTTTAGCTGTACGAAGCCAATATTCACAAGAAGTTGGTGACTCTGTTGACCTGGGTGATGTCACTAGTAACTCCTGCTTATCAACTGTCGATCCACAACCG CAAGTCACAGAGAATGTGGATGTTTGTATACGAGACGAAGtaaacaagtatttgaataGGGAAGATGTGCAGAAGTCTCTCCATGTTAGACTAGATGGAGTCTCCGGCGG TGCTCTTAGTTACGATATGAAAGACAAAGAGATAACCATGATTCCTGTCATGGGCTCCCTTGTCAAGTCTGGTATCCGGACCTTTGTTTACAG TGGGGATCAAGATTCAATAATCCCACTATTTGGAACTCGGACTCTGGTGGATGGATTGGCGAAGGAGTTGAGACTGAATACAACTGTGCCTTACAGAAATTGGTTTGAGGGAGAACAG GTTGGTGGATGGACGCAAGTTTATGGTGACATCCTATCCTTTGCCACCGTGAGAAGAGGGTCACATACAGTGCCGGGTACACAACCAGCCAGAGCACTAGTTCTGTTCACTGCATTTCTAAAAGGACAACCCCCACCAGCTGAATGA